Sequence from the Maribellus comscasis genome:
ATTACAATCTGAATCCTGTCCGCAACGCGTTGATATTTCCAGTGTTTTTGAGTAGTCGCCTTCGCCATAAAGCAAACCAATAATAATATAGGCTGCATTTATTTTGGCATCAATATTAAAATTTCGAAAAACTCCGTCAGGACAACCAATATCAGCCGACCATTTCCGTTCAACCTCAAACCAGGTCTGTTTCCAGTCGTTCGGATATTCATTGTGCCATTGAATAACATCGTGTATACATTGATAAAACTGAGATTCTTCAGGAATAGCTTTTAAGGCCTCAGTTACAATATAGTTCACATCGTTTGAAACAAAAGCCAGCGAATACATGCCAGCTACATATACACCTCCGTACCAACCATCGCCGTAATTCATAATGTGCCCCACTTTATCGCAAATCTCTGAAGCGGTATTTACCATTCCCGGTGCCATTAATCCGGCAAAATCGGCTTCTATCTGAAAATCTATATCATCGGCATGCGGATTATTTTGCCAATAACCCGACTCAGGTGGCATTATCCCGTTAAGAATATTGTAACGGGCTGCCTGATTTGCATGCCAAAGTCGGTAATCAGCATGGGCAAACGCAAGTGCATGAGAAGCAGCCGGCGCATCCAATCCCTCTTTTTCAAAAACATCTACAAATGTGAGATCCATATAAACATCGTCGTATAAACCCGGAGAATTTTTATAATACCACAAGCAACGATTTTCATCCCATGGAATGGGCTGGTAATCGTTAATCATGGTGCCATTGTACCGAAACTCAGTTGGTCCGCCAAAGGTGCAACCAATTACCTGCCCGGCCCAACCGCCTTTAATTTTATCCTGAAGTTCTGCTTTTGTAAGCGTGTTTTTTAGCTGCCCGTTTAATTCAGATTCAGACTCTCCGGATGTTGTACAAGCTGCAAAAAATAAAGTCAAAACAAAAAAAATAAAGTTTTTCATCGTATAAGATT
This genomic interval carries:
- a CDS encoding ADP-ribosylglycohydrolase family protein encodes the protein MKNFIFFVLTLFFAACTTSGESESELNGQLKNTLTKAELQDKIKGGWAGQVIGCTFGGPTEFRYNGTMINDYQPIPWDENRCLWYYKNSPGLYDDVYMDLTFVDVFEKEGLDAPAASHALAFAHADYRLWHANQAARYNILNGIMPPESGYWQNNPHADDIDFQIEADFAGLMAPGMVNTASEICDKVGHIMNYGDGWYGGVYVAGMYSLAFVSNDVNYIVTEALKAIPEESQFYQCIHDVIQWHNEYPNDWKQTWFEVERKWSADIGCPDGVFRNFNIDAKINAAYIIIGLLYGEGDYSKTLEISTRCGQDSDCNPASAGGILGTMLGYSEIPEFWKRGVYPVESMDFKYTTMSLNDVYEIGLKHALQVISENGGKVEGENITLAVQEIQAVALEVGFENHFPVERNGIGERLTKDNSEFEVEFTGNGFVLTGSAQKQNEHEDLNLELEMSIDGGESESFLMPTGFAKRRHEVAWKYQLPEGKHVVKISLKNPVDGYAVNVNDLLVYSSVKIENTWKTN